One part of the Osmerus mordax isolate fOsmMor3 chromosome 18, fOsmMor3.pri, whole genome shotgun sequence genome encodes these proteins:
- the cd164l2 gene encoding CD164 sialomucin-like 2 protein: MQGFGLKTLCPILLLIAMVTTCHSQSSDCSQAESCDLCVGDSTLNLTGCVWRNCDSDNDTGCVSDDVDFSNCNVTNDAAMCTVVENAAEGKDDSGSDDQSPAGSEFSQAKFDMSSFVGGIILVLCLQAGGFFAMRFLKSKDNSTYDPIEQPQP; the protein is encoded by the exons ATGCAAGGGTTCGGACTGAAGACCCTCTGCCCCATACTGTTGCTTATTGCAATGGTGACCACCTGTCACTCCCAGTCTTcag ACTGTTCTCAAGCTGAGTCATGTGACCTATGTGTTGGGGACTCCACCCTGAACTTAACTGGCTGTGTCTGGAGGAACTGCGATAGcg ataatgacacagggtgtgtgtctgacgaTGTTGACTTTTCAAACTGTAATGTGACTAACGATGCAGCCATGTGCACAG tcgTGGAGAACGCAGCCGAAGGGAAAGATGACTCCG GTTCAGACGACCAGAGTCCTGCCGGCTCAGAGTTCTCCCAGGCTAAGTTCGACATGTCCAGCTTCGTGGGAGGGATAATCCTGGTGCTGTGTCTCCAGGCCGGAGGCTTCTTCGCCATGCGCTTCCTCAAATCCAAAGACAACAGCACTTACGATCccat AGAGCAGCCACAGCCATAA
- the gpr3 gene encoding G protein-coupled receptor 3 gives MMILNASEVEWEEFSGASPLHFLDQSDPPLTPEAPPLSVWGVALCVSGTVIAAENAVVVTIILANPSLRAPVFLLLASLGLADLLAGVALILHFLFLFCVEPSDWSELLISGLLVTSLTASLCSLMGVALDRYLSLSYALTYGSGQSRRCAAVLLGLVWVGACIIGAGPALGWHCLDDPTSCSIARPLTRTYLSLLCGGFLVVVVVTLHLYAGICRVARRHAHAIATQRHFLPQHQSYASKHSGGRGFSRLAVILGVFVGCWMPFSLYGLLGDASSPPLYTYATLVPAAGSSLLNPLLYSLRNRDIRKVLVHSCCPHRPSQQAYQPTDV, from the coding sequence ATGATGATCCTGAATGCCTCTGAAGTGGAGTGGGAGGAGTTCTCCGGCGCGTCCCCTCTCCATTTTCTGGACCAATCAGATCCACCATTGACCCCTGAAGCCCCTCCTCTCAGCGTTTGGGGCGTGGCCTTGTGTGTTTCCGGAACTGTCATCGCTGCTGAGAATGCCGTGGTCGTGACAATAATTTTAGCCAATCCCTCTCTACGAGCTCCCGTCTTCCTGCTGCTTGCCAGTCTCGGATTGGCTGATCTCCTGGCAGGTGTGGCCTTAATCCtacacttcctcttcctcttttgcGTGGAGCCTAGTGATTGGTCAGAATTGCTGATCTCAGGACTGCTGGTGACATCATTGACCGCCTCCCTGTGCAGTCTGATGGGCGTGGCTCTGGACCGATACCTGTCTCTAAGCTACGCCCTCACCTATGGCTCTGGCCAATCACGGCGCTGTGCTGCCGTCTTGCTGGGTCTAGTTTGGGTGGGGGCATGTATCATAGGGGCGGGGCCAGCCCTAGGGTGGCATTGCCTTGATGACCCCACTTCCTGCTCCATTGCCCGACCCCTAACCCGGACATACTTAtctctgctgtgtggaggtttcCTGGTGGTCGTCGTGGTAACCTTACACCTATACGCCGGGATCTGCCGCGTCGCTAGGAGACACGCCCACGCCATCGCGACCCAGCGGCACTTCCTGCCCCAGCACCAATCATACGCAAGCAAACACAGCGGTGGGCGGGGCTTCTCCAGGCTGGCCGTGATTCTGGGCGTGTTCGTCGGGTGTTGGATGCCCTTTTCCCTCTACGGGTTGCTAGGCGACGCGTCCAGCCCCCCCCTCTACACATACGCCACCCTGGTGCCGGCGGCCGGAAGCTCCCTGCTGAACCCGCTGCTGTACAGCCTGAGGAACAGAGACATTCGCAAGGTGCTTGTCCACTCCTGCTGCCCTCACAGACCCTCCCAGCAGGCGTATCAGCCCACGGACGTATAA
- the wasf2 gene encoding wiskott-Aldrich syndrome protein family member 2 isoform X2 gives MPLVTRNIEPRHVCRQTLPNTIRSELECVTNISLANIIRQLGSLSKYAEDVFGELFVQAGAFALRVNTLGERVDRLQVKVTQLDPKEEEVSLQAITTRKAFRSNLMQDQQLFIRTSLPMPIQETYLTCNEPPPLNILSQYRDDGKEALKFYTDSSYFFELWKEKMLQDTKDIMKERRKHRKEKKDNLNPRTLNPRKIKTRKDEWERRKMGEEFVVPKHDLGNSQEGLNGSIGSGEDFNSDCLELSTGSYAFEPGSPLPPPAPDDFLPPPPPDTGYSDAASTQKRGSLLSPTHPPPAPPMASSLAGSRPNLAPPPAPPPPPPSGFGAPPPPPFFDSPPSPPPISSSYPSPPAPPPLPSMGSPPPPPSLPQGGGPPPPPPPPPPPGPPPPSSGPPARTPASIGSAVPKAEEEPEGGRSDLLQAIRQGFNLRKVEEQREQEKRGNNDGGNDVAAILSRRIAVECSDSEDDSSEFDDDEWSE, from the exons ATGCCTCTGGTGACGAGGAACATCGAGCCGCGTCATGTGTGTCGCCAGACTCTCCCCAACACCATCCGCAGTGAGCTGGAATGTGTGACCAACATCAGCCTTGCCAACATCATCCGACAACTCGGCAGTctta GTAAATATGCAGAGGACGTGTTTGGCGAGCTGTTTGTCCAGGCCGGGGCGTTCGCCCTCCGAGTCAACAcgctgggggagagagtggaccGCCTGCAGGTTAAAGTCACACAGCTGGACCcaaaagaggaagagg tgTCCCTGCAGGCCATCACCACCAGGAAGGCCTTCCGCAGTAACCTCATGCAGGACCAGCAGCTGTTCATCAGGACGTCCCTGCCCATGCCCATACAGGAAACCTACCTGACCTGCAACGAGCCCCCACCTCTCAACATACTCAGCCAGTACAG AGACGATGGGAAGGAGGCTCTGAAGTTCTACACAGACTCCTCCTACTTCTTCGAACTGTGGAAGGAGAAGATGCTGCAGGACACCAAAGACATCATGAAGGAGAGACGCAAGCACAGg aaggagaagaaggacaaCCTGAACCCCCGGACCCTGAACCCACGGAAGATCAAAACCAGGAAGGACGAGTGGGAACGCCGCAAGATGGGGGAGGAGTTTGTGGTGCCTAAACACGACCTGGG GAACTCTCAGGAGGGCCTGAACGGCAGTATAGGGTCTGGAGAGGACTTTAATTCTGACTGTCTGGAATTGAGCACGGGCTCCTACGCCTTCGAGCcaggctcccccctccctccccctgctccggacgacttcctgccccccccaccgcccgaCACAGG GTATTCTGACGCAGCGTCAACCCAGAAGCGTGGCAGCTTGCTaagccccacccacccaccgccGGCCCCTCCCATGGCATCGTCTCTTGCTGGCTCCCGGCCCAAcctcgcccctccccctgcccctcctcctccacctccctctggcttcggagccccgccccctccccctttctttgactcccctccctccccccctcccatctcctcttcctacccctccccccctgcccctccaccccttccctccatgggctcaccccctcctcctccctctctgccccaagGTGGcggccccccacctccacctcctcccccgccccccccaggtccccctcctccctcttcggGGCCCCCTGCACGCACTCCTGCCTCCATTGGCTCTGCCGTCCCCAAAGCCGAGGAAGAGCCTGAAGGCGGTCGCAGTGACCTGCTCCAGGCCATCCGACAAG gcTTCAACCTCCGTAAGGTGGAGGAGCAGCGCGAGCAGGAAAAGAGAGGCAACAACGACGGGGGCAATGacgtggcggccatcttgtcccGCCGCATCGCCGTGGAGTGCAGCGACAGCGAGGACGACTCCTCGGAGTTCGACGATGACGAGTGGTCCGAGTGA
- the wasf2 gene encoding wiskott-Aldrich syndrome protein family member 2 isoform X1, protein MPLVTRNIEPRHVCRQTLPNTIRSELECVTNISLANIIRQLGSLSKYAEDVFGELFVQAGAFALRVNTLGERVDRLQVKVTQLDPKEEEVSLQAITTRKAFRSNLMQDQQLFIRTSLPMPIQETYLTCNEPPPLNILSQYRDDGKEALKFYTDSSYFFELWKEKMLQDTKDIMKERRKHRKEKKDNLNPRTLNPRKIKTRKDEWERRKMGEEFVVPKHDLGNSQEGLNGSIGSGEDFNSDCLELSTGSYAFEPGSPLPPPAPDDFLPPPPPDTGYSDAASTQKRGSLLSPTHPPPAPPMASSLAGSRPNLAPPPAPPPPPPSGFGAPPPPPFFDSPPSPPPISSSYPSPPAPPPLPSMGSPPPPPSLPQGGGPPPPPPPPPPPGPPPPSSGPPARTPASIGSAVPKAEEEPEGGRSDLLQAIRQGFNLRKVEEQREQEKRGNNDGGNDVAAILSRRIAVECSDSEDDSSEFDDDEWSDH, encoded by the exons ATGCCTCTGGTGACGAGGAACATCGAGCCGCGTCATGTGTGTCGCCAGACTCTCCCCAACACCATCCGCAGTGAGCTGGAATGTGTGACCAACATCAGCCTTGCCAACATCATCCGACAACTCGGCAGTctta GTAAATATGCAGAGGACGTGTTTGGCGAGCTGTTTGTCCAGGCCGGGGCGTTCGCCCTCCGAGTCAACAcgctgggggagagagtggaccGCCTGCAGGTTAAAGTCACACAGCTGGACCcaaaagaggaagagg tgTCCCTGCAGGCCATCACCACCAGGAAGGCCTTCCGCAGTAACCTCATGCAGGACCAGCAGCTGTTCATCAGGACGTCCCTGCCCATGCCCATACAGGAAACCTACCTGACCTGCAACGAGCCCCCACCTCTCAACATACTCAGCCAGTACAG AGACGATGGGAAGGAGGCTCTGAAGTTCTACACAGACTCCTCCTACTTCTTCGAACTGTGGAAGGAGAAGATGCTGCAGGACACCAAAGACATCATGAAGGAGAGACGCAAGCACAGg aaggagaagaaggacaaCCTGAACCCCCGGACCCTGAACCCACGGAAGATCAAAACCAGGAAGGACGAGTGGGAACGCCGCAAGATGGGGGAGGAGTTTGTGGTGCCTAAACACGACCTGGG GAACTCTCAGGAGGGCCTGAACGGCAGTATAGGGTCTGGAGAGGACTTTAATTCTGACTGTCTGGAATTGAGCACGGGCTCCTACGCCTTCGAGCcaggctcccccctccctccccctgctccggacgacttcctgccccccccaccgcccgaCACAGG GTATTCTGACGCAGCGTCAACCCAGAAGCGTGGCAGCTTGCTaagccccacccacccaccgccGGCCCCTCCCATGGCATCGTCTCTTGCTGGCTCCCGGCCCAAcctcgcccctccccctgcccctcctcctccacctccctctggcttcggagccccgccccctccccctttctttgactcccctccctccccccctcccatctcctcttcctacccctccccccctgcccctccaccccttccctccatgggctcaccccctcctcctccctctctgccccaagGTGGcggccccccacctccacctcctcccccgccccccccaggtccccctcctccctcttcggGGCCCCCTGCACGCACTCCTGCCTCCATTGGCTCTGCCGTCCCCAAAGCCGAGGAAGAGCCTGAAGGCGGTCGCAGTGACCTGCTCCAGGCCATCCGACAAG gcTTCAACCTCCGTAAGGTGGAGGAGCAGCGCGAGCAGGAAAAGAGAGGCAACAACGACGGGGGCAATGacgtggcggccatcttgtcccGCCGCATCGCCGTGGAGTGCAGCGACAGCGAGGACGACTCCTCGGAGTTCGACGATGACGAGTGGTCCGA TCACTGA